In a genomic window of Candidatus Methanomethylophilaceae archaeon:
- the nifB gene encoding nitrogenase cofactor biosynthesis protein NifB, with protein sequence MKTEDDARRALSEHPCFCEDAHTKFARMHIPVAPACNIQCNYCNRKYDCSNESRPGVTSEVLSPEEAVAKVRTVKEKIPELRVIGIAGPGDPLANESTFRALELIGKEFPDLTLCISTNGLALPENAERLYSLGVRFVTVTMNAIDPDIGAEIYGSVLWEGRKLTGREGAEMLLEKQLEGIGKCVGLGMTVKINVVMVPGINDGHIPDLVKKVKSMGAYIVNILPLIPVEGTPFAGRRAPTPKERKDLMDQCSLDARMMRHCRHCRADAIGLLGEDRSQEFVRLGGCSGGCGPKPVTIEASVERDADKYAVATSDGKNADCGFGNAPKFSLFRSDGRACEFIGEVTVKRGGDVSGESHRGHIESLVSSLGDCGCVIVTEIGDMPGKTLRNVGIRVEIDSGPAEACVLRAASRRSP encoded by the coding sequence ATGAAAACCGAGGACGATGCCAGGAGGGCGCTGTCGGAACATCCCTGCTTCTGCGAGGATGCCCACACCAAATTCGCCAGGATGCACATCCCGGTAGCTCCCGCATGCAATATCCAATGCAACTATTGCAACAGAAAATACGACTGCTCCAACGAATCCCGCCCAGGGGTCACCAGCGAAGTCCTTTCCCCCGAAGAAGCGGTCGCCAAGGTCCGCACCGTCAAAGAAAAAATCCCGGAGCTCAGGGTCATAGGCATAGCCGGGCCGGGGGACCCTCTGGCCAACGAAAGCACATTCCGCGCTCTGGAGCTCATCGGAAAGGAGTTCCCCGACCTCACCCTCTGCATATCCACCAACGGTCTGGCCCTGCCGGAGAACGCCGAAAGACTGTATTCTCTGGGCGTAAGGTTCGTCACGGTGACCATGAACGCCATCGATCCGGACATAGGCGCCGAGATCTACGGGTCCGTCCTCTGGGAAGGCAGGAAGCTGACCGGAAGGGAAGGCGCCGAAATGCTTCTGGAAAAGCAGCTGGAAGGCATCGGGAAATGCGTCGGCCTCGGCATGACGGTGAAGATCAACGTCGTAATGGTCCCCGGGATCAATGACGGCCACATCCCCGATCTGGTGAAAAAAGTGAAGTCAATGGGGGCGTACATCGTCAACATCCTTCCTCTGATACCGGTGGAAGGGACCCCGTTCGCCGGGCGCCGCGCCCCTACTCCCAAGGAAAGGAAGGACCTCATGGACCAATGCTCCCTGGACGCGCGCATGATGCGCCATTGCAGGCATTGCAGGGCGGATGCGATCGGGCTTCTGGGCGAGGACAGATCGCAGGAATTCGTCCGCCTGGGAGGATGCTCCGGGGGCTGCGGGCCGAAGCCGGTGACGATAGAGGCCTCCGTAGAAAGGGATGCGGACAAATACGCGGTAGCGACCTCCGACGGGAAGAACGCCGACTGCGGGTTCGGGAACGCACCCAAGTTCTCGCTGTTCAGATCCGACGGCAGGGCCTGCGAATTCATAGGGGAGGTGACCGTGAAAAGGGGCGGAGACGTCTCCGGGGAAAGCCACCGCGGCCACATCGAATCCCTGGTCTCGTCCCTGGGGGATTGCGGATGCGTCATCGTCACGGAAATCGGCGATATGCCCGGGAAAACGCTGAGAAACGTCGGGATAAGGGTGGAGATAGACTCCGGCCCGGCCGAAGCCTGCGTTCTCAGGGCGGCATCGCGCCGTTCCCCCTGA
- a CDS encoding DUF61 family protein, giving the protein MDFVKAIMSDLNRNLASSKPSLMEMEQSGDYTYRLRDGTVIDVGEEQFRRLWDICDDSQRLRLRIPIYVSTDTSGEVSAWKVEGSAEAAVVAKLLGKPTFRDDRVRLYNPDLKDLKKLIPDAYMVVFTP; this is encoded by the coding sequence ATGGACTTCGTCAAGGCCATAATGTCGGACCTGAACAGGAATCTGGCTTCCAGCAAGCCTTCTCTCATGGAAATGGAGCAGTCCGGGGACTACACATACAGGCTCAGGGACGGCACCGTGATAGACGTCGGCGAGGAGCAGTTCAGGAGGCTCTGGGACATATGCGATGACTCCCAGAGGCTGCGCCTCCGCATCCCTATCTATGTATCTACGGACACTTCGGGCGAGGTGAGCGCATGGAAGGTCGAAGGTAGCGCCGAAGCCGCCGTCGTAGCCAAGCTCCTGGGGAAGCCTACGTTCAGGGACGACAGGGTCCGCCTATACAATCCCGATCTGAAGGATCTGAAGAAGCTCATTCCGGACGCTTATATGGTCGTGTTCACGCCGTGA